From a single Leopardus geoffroyi isolate Oge1 chromosome E1, O.geoffroyi_Oge1_pat1.0, whole genome shotgun sequence genomic region:
- the NAGLU gene encoding alpha-N-acetylglucosaminidase, with amino-acid sequence MGAAVAGVLGFLLLAAAGGSAGDEAREAAAVRALLARLLGPGRAAAFSVSVERALAAESGLDTYRLSGGGAGARVRVVGSTGVAAAAGLHRYLRDFCGCHVAWSGSQLRLPEPLPAVPEELTEATPNRYRYYQNVCTHSYSFVWWDWARWEKELDWMALNGINLALAWSGQEAIWQRVYLALGLTQSEIDEYFTGPAFLAWGRMGNLHTWGGPLPRSWHLKQLYLQHRILDRMRSFGMTPVLPAFAGHVPKAITRVFPQVNVTQLGSWGHFNCSYSCSFLLAPEDPLFPIIGSLFLRELTKEFGTDHIYGADTFNEMQPPSSEPSYLASATASVYQAMVTVDPDAVWLLQGWLFQHQPQFWGPAQVSAVLGAVPRGRLLVLDLFAESQPVYIRTASFQGQPFIWCMLHNFGGNHGLFGALEAVNRGPAAARLFPNSTMVGTGMAPEGIGQNEVVYALMAELGWRKDPVADLEAWVTGFAARRYGVSHGNTEAAWRLLLRSVYNCSGEACSGHNRSPLVRRPSLKMTTTVWYNRSDVFEAWRLLLTTTPSLVTSPTFRYDLLDVTRQAAQELVSLYYGEARTAYLNKELVPLLRAAGILVYELLPSLDKVLASDSRFLLGSWLEQARAAAVSEAEAHFYEQNSRYQLTLWGPEGNILDYANKQLAGLVADYYTPRWRLFMEMLVESLVRGVPFQQHQFDQNAFQLEQTFVLSTQRYPSQPHGDTVDLAKKLFLRYYPRLVAGSL; translated from the exons ATGGGGGCCGCTGTGGCTGGGGTCCTGGGCTTCCTGCTCCTGGCCGCCGCGGGGGGCTCGGCCGGGGACGAGGCCCGGGAGGCGGCGGCCGTGCGGGCGCTGCTGGCCCGGCTGCTGGGGCCCGGGCGGGCGGCCGCCTTCTCGGTGTCGGTGGAGCGCGCCCTGGCGGCCGAGTCCGGCCTGGACACCTACCGCCTGAGCGGCGGCGGCGCCGGGGCGCGAGTGCGGGTGGTCGGCTCCACCGGCGTGGCCGCTGCCGCGGGGCTGCACCGCTACCTGCGCGACTTCTGCGGCTGCCACGTGGCCTGGTCGGGCTCTCAGCTGCGCTTGCCCGAGCCGCTGCCCGCCGTGCCCGAGGAGCTGACCGAGGCCACGCCCAACAG GTACCGCTATTACCAGAATGTGTGCACGCACAGCTACTCCTTCGTGTGGTGGGACTGGGCCCGCTGGGAGAAGGAGCTGGACTGGATGGCACTGAATGGCATCAACCTGGCACTGGCCTGGAGCGGCCAGGAGGCCATCTGGCAGCGG GTGTACCTGGCCTTGGGCCTGACCCAGTCAGAGATCGATGAGTACTTCACCGGCCCTGCCTTCCTGGCCTGGGGGCGCATGGGCAACCTGCACACCTGGGGTGGCCCCCTGCCTCGCTCCTGGCACCTCAAACAGCTTTACCTACAG CATCGGATCCTGGACCGGATGCGCTCCTTCGGCATGACCCCAGTGTTACCTGCATTTGCAGGACATGTCCCCAAGGCTATCACCAG GGTGTTCCCTCAGGTCAATGTCACCCAGCTGGGCAGCTGGGGACACTTCAACTGCTCCtactcctgctccttcctcctggcTCCGGAAGATCCTCTATTCCCTATTATTGGGAGCCTCTTCCTGCGGGAACTGACCAAAGAGTTTGGCACGGACCACATCTATGGGGCCGACACTTTCAACGAGATGCAGCCCCCCTCCTCGGAGCCCTCCTACCTTGCCTCAGCCACAGCCTCTGTCTACCAGGCCATGGTCACAG TGGACCCTGATGCCGTGTGGCTGCTCCAAGGTTGGCTTTTCCAGCACCAGCCCCAGTTCTGGGGGCCTGCCCAGGTGAGCGCTGTGCTGGGGGCCGTACCCCGTGGCCGCCTCTTGGTTCTGGACCTGTTTGCTGAGAGCCAGCCTGTGTACATCCGTACAGCCTCCTTCCAGGGCCAGCCCTTTATTTGGTGCATGCTGCATAACTTTGGGGGCAACCACGGTCTGTTCGGGGCCCTGGAGGCCGTGAACCGAGGTCCTGCCGCTGCCCGCCTCTTCCCCAATTCCACCATGGTAGGTACAGGCATGGCCCCGGAGGGTATTGGCCAGAACGAAGTGGTCTATGCCCTGATGGCGGAGCTGGGCTGGCGGAAGGACCCAGTGGCAGATTTGGAGGCCTGGGTGACTGGTTTTGCGGCCCGTCGCTATGGGGTCTCCCACGGAAATACGGAGGCCGCCTGGAGGCTACTTCTCAGGAGCGTCTACAACTGCTCTGGTGAGGCCTGCAGTGGGCACAATCGCAGCCCCCTGGTCAGGAGGCCGTCCCTGAAGATGACTACCACTGTCTGGTACAATCGATCAGATGTGTTTGAGGCCTGGCGGCTGCTGCTAACAACCACTCCCAGCCTGGTCACTAGCCCCACCTTCCGCTACGACCTGCTGGACGTCACTCGCCAGGCGGCCCAGGAGCTGGTCAGCTTGTACTATGGGGAGGCGAGGACGGCCTACCTGAACAAGGAGCTGGTTCCCCTGCTGAGGGCGGCGGGCATCCTGGTCTACGAGCTTCTGCCCTCGCTGGACAAGGTGCTGGCTAGTGACAGCCGCTTCCTGCTGGGCAGTTGGCTGGAGCAGGCCCGGGCAGCGGCCGTCAGTGAGGCCGAGGCCCATTTCTATGAGCAGAACAGCCGCTACCAGCTGACCCTGTGGGGGCCCGAGGGCAATATCCTGGACTACGCGAACAAGCAGCTGGCGGGGCTGGTGGCTGACTACTATACCCCGCGCTGGCGGCTCTTCATGGAGATGCTGGTGGAGAGCCTGGTCCGAGGCGTTCCCTTCCAACAGCACCAGTTTGACCAGAATGCCTTCCAGCTGGAGCAGACCTTTGTCCTCAGCACACAAAGGTATCCTAGCCAGCCCCACGGTGACACTGTGGACCTGGCCAAAAAGCTCTTCCTCAGATATTACCCCCGGTTGGTGGCTGGCTCCTTGTGA